From the genome of Populus trichocarpa isolate Nisqually-1 chromosome 15, P.trichocarpa_v4.1, whole genome shotgun sequence, one region includes:
- the LOC7454494 gene encoding uncharacterized protein LOC7454494, translated as MLLQLFQTYKIPILQATLSISLSFLLTFLKVPIFFLRGLHTYIQPENLGQQNGGGGIKAAIRRPSSSDSGSGLDGYQNLSSKTNNAEVKRRNYKSKEKLEFDENKAQIFRLKLDQGHLQTRLYFGDYWYSFVYSFVALSCFLLYEYSGGVKDYGVLVNGSLIPVILSCFVLCKVFVSLAKVSFEKSASKKSEKQLSLIFGVVGFVFGLIVCSGIASSVFDFDFGSLDGFGRVFVAVLMGCFAGFLYIPAGKNARSFWIGTDQIRSNLAMIYCGWFGRMILYANYLLGVFAALLWINPFAQILYSKNVNYSYGMYSNGSVGEAEMLVGNVGFTESDFNKFRLCCLFLSGIFQILALRPNVQMYLNEALLSWYQRLHASKIPDLDFSRAKVFLHNHYLCLVVLQFFAMPILVLLFLSLSQIDGDSFKKLHLWCDFIPCTAFVKEVTLFMAWWIVFVWAAFTSTSLVFYRWGTLYVS; from the coding sequence atgcTTCTCCAATTGTTTCAGACATACAAGATTCCAATACTCCAAGCCACACTCTCAATCTCACTCTCATTCCTTCTCACATTCCTCAAAGTTCCAATCTTTTTCCTTCGAGGCCTTCACACTTATATCCAACCAGAAAATCTTGGCCAACaaaatggtggtggtggcaTCAAAGCTGCTATTAGAAGACCCTCTAGTTCAGATTCAGGTTCTGGGCTTGACGGGTATCAAAATTTATCTTCAAAAACTAATAATGCTGAGGTCAAAAGGAGAAACTATAAATCCAAAGAGAAGTTAGagtttgatgaaaataaagCTCAGATCTTTAGATTGAAGCTTGATCAAGGTCACCTTCAAACTAGACTGTATTTCGGTGATTATTGGTATTCTTTTGTTTACTCATTTGTGGCTCTTTCTTGTTTCTTGCTTTATGAGTACTCTGGTGGGGTGAAAGATTATGGGGTTTTGGTTAATGGGTCTTTGATTCCTGtgattttatcatgttttgtgTTGTGTAAAGTATTTGTTTCGCTGGCGAAAGTCTCATTCGAGAAATCTGCATCTAAGAAGTCTGAGAAgcaattgagtttgatttttggTGTTGTGGGGTTTGTTTTTGGGCTAATTGTTTGTTCTGGGATTGCAAGTTCTGTTTTTGACTTTGATTTTGGTTCTCTTGATGGGTTTGGGAGAGTTTTTGTTGCTGTTTTAATGGGGTGTTTCGCGGGGTTTCTGTACATACCTGCTGGCAAGAATGCAAGGTCATTTTGGATTGGGACGGATCAGATTCGATCTAATTTGGCAATGATTTATTGTGGATGGTTTGGTAGAATGATTCTGTATGCCAATTATTTGTTGGGGGTTTTCGCGGCATTGCTTTGGATCAATCCGTTTGCGCAAATTCTTTATAGCAAGAACGTAAATTATAGTTATGGAATGTATTCAAATGGTAGTGTTGGAGAAGCCGAGATGTTAGTTGGGAATGTGGGATTTACAGAATCAGATTTCAATAAGTTTAGGCTTTGTTGCTTGTTTCTATCAGGGATCTTCCAAATTTTGGCTTTAAGACCAAATGTGCAAATGTATTTGAATGAAGCTTTGCTATCTTGGTACCAAAGATTACATGCCAGCAAGATACCAGATTTGGATTTTAGTAGAGCCAAGGTGTTTCTGCACAATCACTACTTATGTCTTGTAGTTTTGCAGTTTTTCGCCATGCCGATACTGGTACTTCTGTTCCTTAGCTTATCTCAGATTGATGGGGACTCATTTAAGAAACTCCATTTGTGGTGTGATTTCATTCCTTGCACTGCTTTTGTCAAAGAAGTTACTTTGTTCATGGCATGGTGGATTGTCTTTGTTTGGGCAGCTTTCACTTCAACAAGCCTCGTCTTTTACCGCTGGGGCACTTTGTATGTTTCTTGA
- the LOC7454495 gene encoding heat stress transcription factor B-2a — MASPLPVEQNSGETPPSPLAAAAGGETSRSIPTPFLTKTFKIVDDHTIDDVISWNEDGSSFVVWNPTLFSRDLLPKFFKHNNFSSFVRQLNTYGFRKVVPDRWEFSNECFRKGEKNLLCEIQRRKLVATVAQVVAAPAAVKVIKTSSNSSSDEQVVISTRSSSPGLSLELLDENERLRKENVRLKGELTEMKSLCGNIFSLVSDFESLREEEEEEVRKVLDLLPMKEEVGDGARIFGVEVGVKRGRELSGDMEVEEDGMQLRLRQPGGGSSDGVKIEVNGSRNGDR, encoded by the exons ATGGCGTCACCGTTACCGGTGGAGCAAAACAGCGGGGAAACTCCACCATCCCCACTAGCAGCAGCAGCTGGAGGAGAAACATCAAGATCAATACCAACACCATTTCtgacaaaaacatttaaaatagtAGATGATCACACCATTGACGATGTGATTTCATGGAATGAAGATGGTTCCTCTTTTGTAGTCTGGAATCCAACCCTTTTCTCCAGAGATTTGCTCCCTAAATTCTTTAAGCACAACAATTTCTCTAGCTTCGTTCGCCAATTAAATACTtat GGATTTAGGAAGGTAGTACCGGATCGATGGGAGTTTTCGAATGAATGTTTTCGCAAAGGAGAAAAGAATTTGCTGTGTGAAATACAAAGGAGGAAACTGGTGGCGACGGTGGCGCAAGTGGTGGCAGCACCGGCGGCGGTGAAAGTGATAAAAACGTCGTCGAATTCTTCATCGGATGAGCAAGTAGTGATATCGACGAGGAGTTCTTCGCCGGGGTTGTCATTGGAGTTGTTGGATGAGAATGAGAGGTTGAGGAAGGAGAATGTGCGGTTAAAAGGGGAGTTGACGGAGATGAAGAGTTTGTGtggtaatatttttagtttggtgtCGGATTTTGAGAGTTTgcgagaggaggaggaggaggaggtgaggAAGGTGTTGGATTTGTTGCCGATGAAGGAGGAAGTGGGGGATGGAGCGAGGATTTTTGGGGTGGAGGTTGGTGTGAAAAGAGGGAGGGAATTAAGTGGGGATATGGAGGTGGAGGAGGATGGGATGCAATTGCGGTTGCGGCAACCGGGTGGCGGCAGTAGTGATGGGGTGAAGATTGAGGTGAATGGTAGTCGAAATGGAGATAGATAG